The following are encoded together in the Jaculus jaculus isolate mJacJac1 chromosome 3, mJacJac1.mat.Y.cur, whole genome shotgun sequence genome:
- the LOC105943882 gene encoding olfactory marker protein: MAEDGPQQPRQLEMPLVLDQDLTKQMRLRVESLKQRGEKRQDGEKLLRPAESVYRLDFTQQQKLQFERWNVTLDKPGKVTITGTSQNWTPDLTNLMTRQLLDPSAIFWRKEDSEVMDWNEADALEFGERLSDLAKVRKAMYFLIAFGEDVEPANLKASVVFNQLS; encoded by the coding sequence ATGGCGGAGGATGGGCCGCAGCAGCCTCGGCAGCTGGAGATGCCGCTGGTCCTGGACCAGGACCTGACCAAGCAGATGCGGCTGCGCGTGGAGAGCCTGAAGCAGCGCGGCGAGAAGCGGCAGGATGGCGAGAAGCTGCTGCGGCCTGCCGAGTCCGTGTACCGCCTGGACTtcacccagcagcagaagctgcAGTTTGAGCGCTGGAACGTGACGCTGGACAAGCCCGGCAAAGTCACCATCACGGGCACCTCGCAGAACTGGACGCCTGACCTCACCAACCTCATGACGCGCCAGCTGCTGGACCCCTCTGCCATCTTCTGGCGCAAGGAGGACTCTGAGGTCATGGACTGGAACGAGGCCGATGCCCTGGAGTTCGGCGAGCGCCTGTCCGATCTGGCCAAGGTCCGCAAGGCCATGTACTTCCTCATCGCCTTTGGTGAGGACGTGGAGCCCGCCAACCTGAAGGCCTCCGTGGTGTTTAACCAGCTCTCATAA